From the Aphelocoma coerulescens isolate FSJ_1873_10779 chromosome 10, UR_Acoe_1.0, whole genome shotgun sequence genome, one window contains:
- the ARPP19 gene encoding cAMP-regulated phosphoprotein 19 has protein sequence MSAESPEPASAEEQKEMEDKVISPEKAEEAKLKARYPHLGQKPGGSDFLRKRLQKGQKYFDSGDYNMAKAKMKNKQLPTAAPDKTEVTGDHIPTPQDLPQRKPSLVASKLAG, from the exons ATGTCTGCCGAGAGCCCCGAGCCCGCCTCGGCCGAGGAGCAGAAG GAAATGGAGGATAAGGTAATAAGTCCAGAAAAAGCTGAAGAAGCAAAATTGAAAGCAAGATACCCTCATCTGGGCCAGAAGCCAGGAGGCTCAGATTTCTTGAGGAAGAGGCTTCAAAAAGGA CAAAAATACTTTGATTCTGGTGATTACAACATGGCTAAAGCAAAGATGAAGAATAAGCAACTGCCTACTGCAGCTCCTGACAAGACAGAAGTCACTGGTGACCATATTCCTACTCCACAGGATCTTCCACAGCGGAAACCATCTCTCGTTGCTAGCAAGCTGGCTGGCTGA